A stretch of Kaistella flava (ex Peng et al. 2021) DNA encodes these proteins:
- a CDS encoding DUF1990 family protein: protein MQKNILLIALMLFLKIKWLLIGKIEGLEAEYIMSSFLQPRKLDLKTPSSDAQFQKYQVVVQNSQQSFSKLKSDFSQNPEDFLSNSKATFNHPVDGNGTSSDFKTGNFIKIDINGPLNNSFVKIMDINESKNNLQATFQTMEGHIEKGIIQFNITQYDDGKIGFTITSKSDVDMGVLKSTSKGENYAREQQKQSWQEVLGNISKFLGGQEVLNKTTVTEPKKEEKK from the coding sequence TTGCAGAAAAATATCCTTTTAATAGCACTTATGCTTTTTCTGAAAATAAAGTGGTTGCTCATAGGGAAAATAGAAGGTCTCGAGGCAGAATATATTATGAGTTCTTTTTTACAGCCAAGAAAACTTGACTTAAAGACGCCTAGTTCAGACGCTCAATTTCAAAAGTATCAAGTTGTAGTTCAAAATTCTCAACAATCTTTTAGTAAACTTAAATCTGATTTTTCACAAAATCCTGAGGATTTTCTATCAAACTCTAAAGCAACATTTAATCACCCTGTTGATGGAAATGGTACATCATCTGACTTCAAGACAGGAAATTTCATTAAAATAGATATAAACGGACCTTTAAATAATTCTTTTGTTAAAATAATGGATATTAACGAAAGTAAAAATAATTTACAAGCAACGTTTCAGACAATGGAGGGTCATATTGAAAAAGGAATAATTCAATTTAATATTACGCAATATGATGATGGTAAAATAGGATTTACTATTACAAGTAAATCAGATGTAGATATGGGCGTACTCAAATCAACTAGTAAAGGGGAAAATTATGCACGAGAACAACAAAAACAGTCGTGGCAGGAAGTACTAGGAAATATAAGTAAATTCTTAGGAGGACAAGAGGTTTTAAATAAAACTACCGTTACTGAACCTAAAAAAGAAGAAAAAAAATAA
- a CDS encoding S8 family peptidase, giving the protein MERNLPIKFFQKRTNDERNTEGGGSSSIPKWFNEDIVPQKAELFMQTLNAISGDILEKRKNGNYLPTVVKLKLNNDALAKTYRKEIAKVFNTQKINIIGLNYIDEVLVKIEDGKEVEKINKKISVAQKASGSQSLKIGIDAIEEIEEFVPEIEINFEDIEDEALKVKLFNYGDSELNLMAIRSFEKFCKERNISFKRTLYSADLNIFKVQNITADNFDELTEFSAVQLITEMPKYYVTLDELQGDNTIEIKTPEEDKDYPIIGVLDSGIANIPHLKPWILEETFSKYHEDDIDKAHGTAVSGIIIYGDELEEENYTGFRGAKLFEAIVFPNNTTQGLSEDELIENIREAISENNHIKIWNLSLGTNKEADTAEFSDFGKALDEIQDESNVLICKSAGNCSNFKENKPRSRISQSADTVRGLVVGSIAKNKNATDLSEKNHSSPFSRIGSGPAFLIKPDLSHIGGNAGLDENNVLILNPVYTFSKTGERKGVVGTSFSTPRISSILSGIDNLLSGDFNPLLLKALTIHSSKYPEEMKMTIDEKLKHVGFGIPSNIQDILFNQPNEITLILQDNLEKGSFIEILDFPYPQSMIDDDGYFYGEISLTLVTSPILDSSNAAEYCQSNIDVMFGSYDVKKDRDTSKATVINPIGKEGAQNLLSQNLYSKTAIKNFESAYNKERVLVAYGKKFQPVKKWSINLDEFTPTNKEKFLQNPKNWFLKVEGLFREFIETKSDAQRISPSQEFCLIITIKDTKKEGHIYNEVTQLLDANNFVHQNIKLRQDVRVQLKN; this is encoded by the coding sequence ATGGAAAGGAATTTACCCATAAAGTTTTTTCAGAAAAGGACAAACGATGAAAGAAATACAGAAGGTGGAGGAAGTTCATCTATACCAAAATGGTTTAATGAAGATATTGTACCTCAAAAAGCAGAGCTTTTTATGCAAACTTTAAATGCTATTTCGGGCGACATTTTAGAAAAAAGAAAAAATGGAAACTATTTGCCTACAGTAGTAAAATTAAAACTTAATAATGATGCTTTAGCAAAAACATATAGAAAAGAAATTGCCAAAGTTTTCAATACTCAAAAAATCAATATCATTGGCTTAAATTATATTGATGAAGTATTAGTGAAAATTGAAGACGGAAAAGAAGTTGAAAAAATTAATAAAAAAATATCTGTTGCACAAAAAGCTTCAGGAAGCCAATCTTTGAAGATTGGAATTGATGCAATAGAAGAAATAGAGGAGTTTGTTCCTGAAATTGAAATTAATTTTGAAGATATAGAGGATGAAGCATTAAAGGTAAAATTGTTTAATTATGGTGATTCCGAACTGAATTTAATGGCAATTAGATCTTTTGAGAAATTTTGTAAGGAAAGAAATATTAGTTTCAAAAGAACATTATATTCCGCTGATCTCAACATATTTAAAGTACAAAATATTACAGCCGACAACTTTGATGAATTGACAGAATTTTCTGCTGTACAACTTATTACAGAAATGCCAAAATATTACGTAACACTTGATGAATTACAGGGTGATAATACCATTGAAATCAAAACACCAGAAGAAGACAAGGATTATCCTATTATAGGTGTATTAGATAGTGGAATTGCAAATATTCCTCATTTAAAACCGTGGATATTAGAAGAAACCTTTAGTAAATACCATGAAGATGATATTGATAAAGCTCATGGAACTGCAGTTTCTGGAATAATTATATATGGGGATGAACTTGAAGAAGAAAACTACACGGGATTTCGAGGAGCCAAACTATTTGAAGCAATTGTTTTTCCCAATAACACTACACAAGGGTTATCTGAAGACGAACTAATTGAAAACATTAGAGAGGCTATCAGTGAGAATAACCATATAAAAATATGGAATTTGTCCCTTGGCACAAATAAAGAGGCAGATACCGCAGAATTTTCAGATTTTGGAAAAGCTTTAGATGAAATTCAGGATGAATCTAATGTACTGATATGTAAGTCTGCTGGAAATTGCTCTAATTTTAAAGAGAATAAACCACGCAGTAGAATTTCACAGTCTGCTGATACAGTTAGAGGATTAGTTGTTGGTTCAATTGCCAAAAATAAGAATGCAACGGATCTATCGGAAAAAAATCACTCTTCGCCATTTTCCAGAATTGGTTCTGGTCCCGCGTTTCTAATTAAGCCTGATTTATCACATATTGGTGGAAACGCAGGATTAGACGAAAATAATGTACTTATACTAAATCCTGTTTATACTTTTTCCAAAACAGGTGAAAGAAAAGGTGTGGTCGGAACCAGTTTTTCTACGCCTAGAATTTCATCTATTTTGTCTGGCATAGACAACTTATTAAGTGGTGATTTCAATCCATTATTACTTAAAGCGCTAACAATTCATTCCTCGAAATATCCAGAAGAAATGAAAATGACAATTGATGAAAAACTAAAACACGTAGGTTTTGGTATCCCTTCTAATATACAAGATATTTTATTTAATCAACCAAATGAAATAACGCTAATTCTTCAGGACAATCTTGAAAAAGGAAGTTTTATTGAAATTTTAGATTTTCCATATCCACAATCTATGATTGATGATGACGGATATTTTTATGGAGAAATTTCTTTAACATTAGTAACTTCTCCAATATTGGACTCTTCTAATGCGGCAGAATATTGTCAGTCTAATATTGATGTTATGTTTGGATCATATGATGTAAAAAAAGACAGAGATACGTCTAAAGCAACCGTCATCAATCCAATTGGAAAAGAAGGTGCTCAAAATTTACTTTCACAAAATTTATATAGCAAAACAGCAATTAAAAATTTTGAAAGCGCTTACAATAAGGAAAGAGTCTTAGTTGCGTATGGAAAAAAATTTCAGCCAGTGAAAAAATGGTCTATTAATTTAGATGAATTCACACCAACAAATAAAGAAAAGTTTTTACAAAACCCCAAAAATTGGTTTCTAAAAGTAGAGGGTTTATTTAGAGAATTTATTGAGACAAAATCTGATGCGCAAAGAATCTCACCAAGTCAGGAATTTTGTCTGATAATAACTATTAAAGACACTAAAAAAGAAGGCCATATTTATAATGAAGTAACGCAGTTATTGGATGCTAATAATTTCGTTCATCAAAACATAAAATTAAGACAAGACGTAAGAGTACAGTTAAAAAATTAA
- a CDS encoding RHS repeat-associated core domain-containing protein, with protein MYDYGARMYMPDIGRWGQIDPFALLYHTNTPYNYTLNNPIYYKDPDGRRVVSTDEETQKTILAYITNQLGENNGFYFNKKGELGYKNSSFKKLSKGFNDEQKSLANGLTSVVDDKDKTIEVLSNKDSNEFTVNIYEPGFVMEKTEDGKERFAMDENGVPKREGWQKMDATADLNVSNTGGALFWAPGKYDKTKQGYGYVVMNRSKISSLQIQGEKGQLTVPSASSAFFHEMLDHGLDYIKNGNLNKSSGSGVENVYFHNQALKNISNGESPLRISHYDTK; from the coding sequence ATGTATGATTATGGAGCAAGAATGTACATGCCGGATATTGGAAGATGGGGGCAAATTGACCCTTTTGCTCTTTTGTATCATACAAATACACCTTATAATTATACTCTTAACAATCCAATTTATTACAAAGATCCAGATGGAAGAAGGGTTGTATCCACTGACGAAGAAACACAAAAAACAATTTTAGCATATATTACCAATCAGTTAGGTGAAAATAATGGATTCTATTTCAACAAAAAAGGTGAATTAGGATACAAAAATTCATCATTTAAAAAACTTTCAAAAGGTTTTAATGATGAACAAAAATCTTTGGCAAATGGATTAACAAGTGTAGTTGATGATAAAGATAAAACCATAGAAGTCCTTTCTAATAAGGATTCAAATGAATTTACAGTCAATATTTATGAACCAGGCTTTGTTATGGAGAAAACCGAAGATGGAAAAGAGAGGTTTGCTATGGATGAAAATGGAGTTCCTAAAAGAGAAGGATGGCAAAAAATGGATGCTACAGCTGATTTAAATGTATCTAATACTGGTGGAGCATTATTTTGGGCACCTGGAAAGTATGATAAAACTAAGCAGGGGTATGGTTATGTAGTTATGAATAGGTCTAAAATTAGTTCTTTACAAATACAGGGTGAAAAAGGACAATTAACAGTTCCGAGTGCAAGTTCGGCATTTTTTCACGAAATGTTGGATCACGGATTGGATTATATCAAGAATGGAAACCTAAATAAGTCTAGCGGATCTGGAGTCGAAAATGTTTATTTTCATAATCAGGCTTTAAAAAACATTAGTAATGGAGAAAGTCCTTTAAGAATATCACATTATGATACTAAATAA
- a CDS encoding DDE-type integrase/transposase/recombinase: MLNAEEKISILKQCKLLSINRNYFYYSPRLEAEESEEIIKLLRSQYALTPFYEYRKMTVWLQNKGLLVNEKRVRRLMKKMNWQTIYRAPKTTISNVEHKKYPYLLKGLAITKKNQVWATDITYIPMNKGFMYLTAIIDLHTRMVLNWDVSNSMNADWCAKILAETIENMENQRFLTLIKEVNTRVIFTLKH, translated from the coding sequence ATGCTGAATGCAGAAGAAAAAATAAGTATTCTGAAACAGTGTAAATTGTTGAGTATTAATAGGAATTATTTTTATTACAGTCCAAGATTGGAAGCTGAAGAAAGTGAAGAAATCATAAAGTTGTTGAGAAGTCAATATGCTTTAACTCCATTTTATGAATATCGAAAAATGACGGTTTGGCTTCAGAACAAAGGGCTTTTAGTGAATGAAAAACGAGTTCGAAGACTAATGAAGAAAATGAACTGGCAAACGATTTATCGTGCTCCTAAAACAACAATTTCGAATGTGGAACACAAGAAATATCCGTATTTATTGAAAGGTTTAGCAATCACAAAAAAGAACCAAGTTTGGGCGACAGACATTACTTATATTCCCATGAACAAAGGGTTTATGTATTTAACTGCTATTATAGATTTGCATACTAGAATGGTTTTGAACTGGGATGTGAGCAACTCGATGAATGCAGATTGGTGTGCGAAAATACTTGCTGAAACGATCGAAAACATGGAAAACCAGAGGTTTTTAACACTGATCAAGGAAGTCAATACACGAGTGATATTCACATTAAAACACTGA
- a CDS encoding AAA family ATPase: MLDQEGLIEWSKKFHKIELPVISQLKDKYPLIILTGDAGTGKTVSAEAIADKMLRDLKKDGFFLKLSTRVRGEGLHGQMGNLVNDAFEELKNQAGKKRIAFLLIDEADAIASTRSTMQMHQEEKAAVNTLIQKIDEIRELNGRAILFMSTNRLHFLDEAIVRRAAIILEFERPTFEERVLLFKTSLDGVEITDKEFKELANLSGEEQNDGLAFSFSDIRLRILPEAVAKCFPTKAMDYETISETIKKLKPSPKII, encoded by the coding sequence TTGTTGGATCAAGAAGGTCTTATTGAGTGGAGTAAAAAATTTCATAAAATCGAACTTCCGGTTATTTCGCAATTAAAGGACAAATATCCTTTAATTATATTAACAGGTGATGCGGGAACAGGTAAAACTGTTTCTGCTGAAGCCATTGCAGATAAAATGTTAAGAGATTTAAAAAAGGACGGTTTTTTTCTAAAGTTAAGTACAAGAGTTAGAGGCGAAGGTCTTCATGGTCAAATGGGAAATTTAGTGAATGATGCCTTTGAAGAACTTAAAAACCAAGCAGGAAAAAAAAGAATAGCATTTCTTTTGATTGATGAGGCTGATGCAATTGCTTCAACGAGATCGACTATGCAGATGCATCAGGAAGAGAAAGCAGCTGTAAATACATTGATTCAAAAAATTGATGAAATCCGTGAATTAAATGGTCGGGCAATATTATTCATGTCCACGAACAGATTGCACTTTCTGGATGAGGCTATTGTGAGAAGGGCTGCAATTATTTTAGAGTTCGAACGTCCAACTTTTGAAGAAAGGGTACTTCTTTTTAAAACTTCGCTTGATGGTGTTGAAATTACAGATAAGGAGTTTAAAGAATTGGCGAACTTATCCGGAGAGGAGCAAAATGATGGACTTGCCTTTTCTTTTTCAGACATACGATTAAGAATATTGCCTGAAGCTGTAGCAAAATGTTTTCCTACAAAGGCTATGGATTATGAAACGATATCTGAAACGATTAAAAAACTTAAACCAAGCCCCAAAATTATATGA
- a CDS encoding integrase core domain-containing protein, whose amino-acid sequence MDGKGRAIDNIFIERLWRSVKYENVYLQAYEDGISLYKGMKRYFEFYNNDRFHQSLNYKTPSEMYQQKEAA is encoded by the coding sequence ATGGATGGAAAAGGAAGAGCGATTGATAATATTTTTATTGAGCGATTATGGCGTAGTGTAAAGTATGAAAATGTATATTTGCAAGCCTACGAAGATGGAATATCATTATATAAAGGGATGAAAAGGTATTTTGAATTTTATAATAATGACCGTTTTCACCAGTCTTTAAATTACAAAACGCCGAGCGAAATGTATCAACAAAAAGAAGCGGCATAA
- a CDS encoding transposase, whose translation MSRTRRVFGKDFKAKLVLEALKEKETLEVLAKKYELLPTQISAWKAEAVKNISSVYNQEKTVSKKEEIPVEKLFARIGQLTLENDFLKKKLS comes from the coding sequence ATGTCAAGAACAAGAAGGGTATTTGGGAAAGATTTTAAAGCAAAACTTGTTTTGGAAGCTCTAAAAGAAAAAGAAACATTGGAGGTTTTAGCCAAAAAATACGAGTTGCTTCCAACTCAGATTTCCGCCTGGAAAGCTGAAGCGGTTAAGAATATTTCATCAGTTTATAATCAAGAAAAAACGGTTTCAAAAAAGGAAGAAATTCCTGTAGAGAAACTCTTTGCCAGAATTGGGCAACTAACATTAGAAAATGATTTTCTAAAAAAAAAGTTGAGTTGA
- a CDS encoding RHS repeat domain-containing protein, with the protein MEEQDDSTVCMSRAGNEETFSALEERSIAVPGYPQQENMILSFFPTAEGFYDYENFRYIYQYKDHLGNMRVSYVKEGSSLRIMDSNDYYPFGMSFIKNNTNSYYDPLSVPYNYKYNGKELQETGMYDYGARMYMPDIGRWGVVDPLAEKMTRHSVYNYAFDNPVRFIDPDGREGTDWFHNTKTNELFFVKDVHGEMTTKGLSQSGVTGNAGDYENLGANDAFGSRVEAPGGSNILDMNVVKITNAQEFMDGNGYLNVKQETGIEKTHTPNGFSFDKGIKISTSWEKITDSKFRFVKSGDFSSEKVLSNDTKSYHSLAGNMTSKVFVRQEIIGLHNDKSSTADKENSNSVFKEFFKQVGDWASQEAGEAFKEILKSKK; encoded by the coding sequence TTGGAAGAACAGGATGACAGCACGGTATGTATGTCCAGAGCGGGTAATGAAGAAACTTTTTCTGCTTTGGAGGAAAGGAGCATTGCAGTTCCCGGGTATCCGCAGCAGGAAAATATGATCTTATCTTTTTTCCCAACAGCGGAAGGATTTTACGATTATGAAAATTTTCGGTACATTTATCAGTACAAAGATCATTTGGGAAATATGCGCGTGAGTTATGTGAAAGAAGGAAGTTCTTTGAGAATAATGGACAGCAATGATTATTATCCTTTTGGGATGAGTTTTATTAAAAATAATACTAATTCCTATTATGATCCTTTAAGTGTACCGTACAATTATAAATACAACGGCAAGGAACTTCAGGAGACTGGAATGTACGACTACGGCGCAAGAATGTACATGCCGGATATCGGTAGATGGGGAGTTGTTGACCCACTGGCGGAGAAAATGACGCGTCATAGTGTTTACAACTATGCTTTTGATAACCCTGTTAGGTTCATAGATCCAGATGGTCGTGAAGGGACAGATTGGTTTCATAATACAAAAACAAACGAATTGTTTTTTGTTAAAGATGTACATGGCGAAATGACCACAAAAGGTTTAAGTCAATCCGGGGTCACTGGCAATGCAGGTGATTATGAAAATTTAGGAGCAAATGATGCATTTGGAAGTAGAGTTGAAGCCCCAGGTGGTTCGAATATTTTAGACATGAATGTCGTTAAGATTACCAATGCGCAAGAATTTATGGATGGCAATGGATACCTTAACGTAAAACAGGAAACAGGAATTGAAAAAACACATACTCCCAATGGGTTTTCATTTGACAAGGGTATAAAAATTTCAACTTCGTGGGAAAAAATTACTGATAGTAAATTTAGATTTGTTAAAAGTGGAGATTTTAGTTCAGAAAAGGTTTTAAGTAATGATACTAAATCGTATCATTCTTTAGCTGGTAATATGACCTCTAAAGTCTTTGTGAGACAAGAAATTATTGGTCTTCACAATGATAAAAGTAGTACAGCAGATAAAGAAAATTCTAATTCTGTATTTAAAGAGTTTTTTAAACAAGTTGGTGATTGGGCGAGTCAAGAAGCTGGTGAGGCATTTAAAGAAATCTTAAAATCTAAAAAATGA
- a CDS encoding C10 family peptidase: MRRILLFSLLVFIISCNRNDEDLLITQKQGNHLISKTQIEKILLSKNFNEKFSKSRRTGKVFDKTISTIQTIISKGIPIFYAVNYQEGGYIIISADNRLNPILALSEENTFDYNSAKSQNGIGMWLSLQTEAIEYIRNENPAQSEEVENAWDDIASSAPPDDTSGSITTYVDALTTTKWGQGQTYNDYTPIGSCGLHTLTGCVATAMAQIIKYNEYSGINNYNWSWMPDDFGTSETSRLMHDAGLSVNMNYGCEESGALTSNIQSGFAHFGYVNAKKTSNLIANWITNDLALNKPVILTGGGHAWVCDGSYTHSEWDADGGWTIQLFHMNWGWNGNQNDYYSLSSLNPYGLDLRDKLTVFYNLYHLPN; encoded by the coding sequence ATGAGAAGAATTCTACTATTTTCCCTTTTAGTTTTTATTATTTCCTGTAATCGTAATGATGAAGATTTACTTATTACACAAAAACAAGGAAATCATCTGATATCTAAGACTCAAATTGAAAAAATTCTGCTTAGCAAAAATTTTAACGAGAAATTCTCGAAATCCCGTAGAACCGGGAAAGTATTTGATAAAACTATTAGCACGATACAAACTATTATTAGCAAGGGAATACCCATTTTTTATGCTGTAAATTACCAAGAAGGTGGATACATTATTATTTCTGCGGATAACCGTTTAAATCCTATTCTCGCTTTATCGGAAGAAAACACTTTTGATTACAATTCGGCAAAGTCACAAAACGGCATAGGAATGTGGCTAAGTTTACAGACTGAAGCAATAGAATACATTAGGAATGAAAATCCAGCCCAGAGTGAAGAGGTGGAAAATGCATGGGATGATATAGCTTCTAGCGCACCACCGGATGATACATCTGGTTCCATCACAACATACGTAGATGCATTAACCACCACAAAATGGGGACAAGGTCAAACTTATAACGATTATACTCCGATTGGTAGCTGTGGTTTACATACACTTACGGGATGTGTGGCTACAGCCATGGCGCAAATAATAAAGTATAATGAATACTCTGGTATTAATAATTACAATTGGTCCTGGATGCCTGATGATTTTGGGACGAGTGAAACTTCCAGACTGATGCATGATGCAGGATTATCTGTTAATATGAATTATGGCTGTGAAGAATCGGGAGCCCTAACAAGTAACATTCAAAGTGGTTTTGCACACTTTGGTTATGTAAACGCGAAAAAAACGTCAAATTTGATTGCCAATTGGATAACGAACGATTTAGCCTTAAATAAGCCTGTAATTCTGACTGGAGGAGGACATGCATGGGTTTGTGATGGTAGCTATACCCACAGTGAGTGGGACGCTGATGGTGGCTGGACAATTCAACTATTTCATATGAATTGGGGTTGGAACGGCAATCAAAACGATTATTATTCTTTATCATCGCTAAACCCTTATGGCCTTGACTTAAGGGATAAATTAACGGTTTTTTATAATTTATATCATCTTCCAAATTAA
- a CDS encoding recombinase family protein: protein MLIGYARVSTQLQDNATQIDALKKSGCETIFEEKMSGGRWERPKLQDLLKHIRRGDTVVVWKLDRLSRSLKDLLFIMDQIEAKGAGFKSLTESIDTTTSAGKMMMQMVGVFAEFERNMLKERTMKGLEYAREQGRVGGRKPKFKPIQTDEIIKLYKKGKAAAELAELFSVHKATVYRLLNRK, encoded by the coding sequence ATGCTTATAGGATATGCGCGGGTTTCTACCCAACTTCAAGATAACGCCACTCAAATTGATGCCCTTAAAAAATCCGGATGCGAAACTATATTTGAAGAAAAAATGTCTGGCGGAAGATGGGAACGTCCAAAACTGCAGGATCTTTTAAAACATATTCGGAGAGGAGATACCGTTGTTGTTTGGAAGCTGGATCGTCTCTCCAGATCCCTGAAAGATTTGCTTTTCATTATGGATCAAATTGAAGCTAAAGGCGCCGGCTTTAAAAGTCTTACAGAGTCTATTGATACTACAACATCAGCAGGAAAAATGATGATGCAAATGGTAGGCGTTTTTGCAGAGTTTGAACGGAATATGCTCAAAGAACGCACCATGAAAGGTTTGGAATATGCCAGGGAACAGGGTAGAGTTGGGGGTCGCAAACCGAAATTTAAACCCATACAAACAGATGAAATTATTAAACTTTACAAGAAGGGAAAAGCGGCTGCTGAATTAGCGGAACTTTTCAGTGTACATAAGGCGACGGTTTATAGGTTATTAAATCGCAAATAA
- a CDS encoding AAA family ATPase translates to MYTEILRIIEGGLNKDLKKVNNYSKILAQKLDKDGDSKLAKLILNTLDSKPSSIVSMDSLMAAPVDQESRMNIVDISMPSKSDSEIILPKVITDKVEDYINLYSHQDELIKNGLEISNSLLLHGIPGGGKTSIAKYISAKTGLPLITARFDAIVSSLLGNTSKNIRKIFEYADEKPCILFLDEFDAIAKARDDQYELGELKRVINSLLQNIDTFSKSNLLIAATNHAELLDKAIWRRFNTVIEVGLPTNSETGKLIMKFIQDLDNDFLQDEKKLDRIIKNLEGKTPSFIKTLFNNIVAQKIIKNKNILSYEDVLIEIFEVNHSTSNPADLTVFLNENGITQERIAHLMNVSLRQVRNNLNTK, encoded by the coding sequence ATGTACACTGAAATATTAAGAATAATCGAAGGAGGATTGAATAAAGACCTTAAGAAGGTTAATAACTACTCGAAAATTTTAGCACAGAAACTTGACAAGGATGGCGACAGCAAACTAGCCAAGTTAATACTTAACACTTTAGACAGTAAACCTTCATCTATCGTATCAATGGATTCACTTATGGCAGCACCAGTGGATCAGGAGAGCAGAATGAACATTGTGGATATTAGTATGCCTTCTAAAAGTGATAGTGAGATAATTTTACCAAAAGTAATAACAGACAAAGTAGAAGATTATATTAATCTTTACAGCCATCAGGACGAATTGATTAAAAATGGACTTGAGATTTCAAACTCATTGTTATTACACGGAATTCCAGGAGGGGGGAAAACTAGTATTGCTAAATACATTTCTGCCAAAACAGGATTGCCTCTAATTACAGCGCGTTTTGACGCAATTGTTTCTTCCTTATTAGGAAATACTTCAAAGAATATCCGCAAAATATTTGAATATGCAGATGAAAAACCCTGCATCTTATTTTTAGATGAATTCGATGCGATTGCTAAAGCACGGGATGATCAGTATGAATTAGGAGAACTTAAAAGAGTTATAAATAGTTTACTTCAAAATATTGACACATTTTCTAAATCAAACCTGTTAATAGCAGCTACAAATCATGCAGAACTCCTTGACAAAGCAATATGGAGAAGGTTTAATACAGTAATTGAAGTTGGTTTACCAACAAATAGTGAGACAGGAAAACTCATTATGAAATTTATTCAAGATTTAGATAACGATTTTCTACAGGACGAAAAAAAACTAGATAGAATAATCAAAAATTTAGAGGGAAAAACACCATCTTTCATTAAAACTCTTTTTAATAATATAGTTGCACAAAAAATTATTAAAAATAAGAATATATTGTCTTATGAAGATGTTCTAATAGAAATATTTGAGGTAAATCATTCAACTTCTAACCCTGCTGATTTAACAGTTTTCTTAAATGAAAATGGCATCACTCAGGAAAGGATTGCACACCTAATGAACGTATCTTTAAGACAAGTTAGAAATAATCTAAACACAAAATAA
- a CDS encoding CBASS oligonucleotide cyclase, which produces MKLSDKELQFFVNKIKLQPENMGKYRDQVNNLKDKLDKKISEDDRHGLKVEKYIISGSWKKRTILKPSGDHPIDIDLVLFVKGDENIHNDIGGLFDFIIGYLEEIYPQKDISKDVDAAGNTKSVTIYFSGSGLSLDIVPVVHLSTPENYVWQPSRHGNGKKYITSISKQLGFSLERRQENPSYTAIVRSIKWWRNYSELKPSDNEPGLSSFTIELIVAYLDINMGIQTNIEEGIIRFFQFVSTTEFPEIVFKDSIRQVPASYESHIYIADNTNKENNVAKRMTKSKWNEIIEAAEDAFDTLNFAQARNNEGDTIQEWKRVFGPTFNIK; this is translated from the coding sequence ATGAAATTATCCGATAAAGAATTACAGTTTTTTGTAAACAAAATTAAGCTCCAGCCCGAAAATATGGGAAAGTATAGAGATCAAGTTAATAACCTAAAAGACAAATTAGATAAAAAGATATCTGAAGATGACCGACACGGCTTAAAAGTGGAAAAATATATTATTTCCGGTTCTTGGAAAAAGCGAACCATCTTAAAGCCTTCTGGAGATCACCCAATAGACATTGATCTCGTACTTTTTGTAAAGGGCGATGAAAATATTCATAATGATATTGGAGGTCTTTTTGATTTTATTATTGGCTATTTAGAAGAAATATACCCACAAAAAGATATTTCAAAAGATGTGGATGCTGCAGGAAATACAAAATCTGTTACCATATATTTTTCTGGTTCCGGTTTAAGTTTGGACATAGTTCCAGTGGTGCATTTAAGCACTCCTGAAAATTACGTTTGGCAGCCGAGTAGACATGGTAATGGAAAGAAATACATAACAAGTATATCAAAACAGTTAGGATTTTCCCTTGAAAGAAGACAGGAAAATCCTTCTTATACTGCAATAGTACGATCAATCAAATGGTGGAGAAATTATAGTGAGTTAAAACCTTCAGATAATGAGCCGGGATTATCATCTTTCACAATAGAGTTGATTGTTGCATATTTAGACATTAATATGGGTATTCAAACAAATATAGAAGAAGGCATTATTAGATTTTTTCAATTTGTAAGCACTACAGAATTTCCCGAAATAGTATTTAAAGATTCTATTCGTCAGGTTCCCGCAAGTTATGAATCACATATCTACATTGCGGATAATACAAACAAGGAGAATAATGTTGCTAAAAGAATGACGAAGTCTAAATGGAATGAAATTATAGAAGCAGCTGAAGATGCTTTTGATACTTTAAACTTTGCTCAAGCAAGAAATAATGAGGGAGATACGATCCAAGAGTGGAAAAGAGTTTTCGGTCCAACCTTTAACATTAAATAA